Within Flavobacterium pisciphilum, the genomic segment GCTTTTAACGCTTTTTCTGCAACTAGTTTTCCAACTGCGTTAGCAATTTCTACGTTCGTACCTTTACCTATTTCTTTTTCTCTTGAAGAGGCAGCCAATAAAGTAACTCCATTTACATCATCAATAAGTTGTGCGTAAATTTCTTTGTTACTTCTAAATACAGATAGTCTTGGTTTAGTAGCATAACCACTAATCGTTTTTCTAATTCTGAATTTAATTCTCTGTCTTCTATCAGATTTTGTTAATGACATAATCTTATTTTTTAAGCTGATTTACCTGCTTTTCTTCTTAATACTTCACCTACAAATTTAACACCTTTTCCTTTATATGGTTCTGGCTTACGGAAACCTCTAATTTTTGCCGCAACCTGACCTAAAAGTTGTTTATCAATTGATGTTAATTTTACGATAGGGTTCTTACCTTTTTCAGATATTGTCTCTAAAACTACTTCAGGAGCAATTTCTAAAACAATATTGTGAGAATATCCAAGAGCTAAATCTAACTTTTGTCCTTGATTTGAAGCTCTATAACCAACTCCTACCAACTCTAAAGATTTAGTAAACCCTTCATTTACACCAACAATCATATTATTGATTAATGATCTGTAAAGTCCGTGTTTTGCTCTGTGATCTTTGTGATCAGACGATCTTTCTACTTGAACTTGATCGCCTTCAACCTTTACAGTTACATCCGAAAACTCCTGTGTAAGTTGACCATTCTTTCCTTTTACTGTAATAATACCGTCTTTAACTTCTACAGTTGTACCAGCAGGGATTACAATTGGATTTTTACCTATTCTTGACATCTTATATAGTCTTTATAATTAGTATACGTAACAGATTACTTCACCACCTACATTTAATTGCTTAGCTTGTTTTCCTGTCATTAAACCTTTTGACGTAGAAACAATAGCAATTCCTAATCCGTTAAGGATTCTAGGTAAGTTAGCAGCACCTGCATATTTACGCAAACCTGGTTTACTAATTCTTTGGATATCTTTAATTACCGACTCTTTAGTATCTTTATCATACTTC encodes:
- the rplR gene encoding 50S ribosomal protein L18; its protein translation is MSLTKSDRRQRIKFRIRKTISGYATKPRLSVFRSNKEIYAQLIDDVNGVTLLAASSREKEIGKGTNVEIANAVGKLVAEKALKAGIDAVTFDRGGYLYHGRIKSLAEGARAAGLKF
- the rpsH gene encoding 30S ribosomal protein S8, with amino-acid sequence MYTDPIADYLTRVRNAVAANHKVVEIPASNLKKEITKILFDQGYILSYKFEDNAVQGSIKIALKYDKDTKESVIKDIQRISKPGLRKYAGAANLPRILNGLGIAIVSTSKGLMTGKQAKQLNVGGEVICYVY
- the rplF gene encoding 50S ribosomal protein L6; this translates as MSRIGKNPIVIPAGTTVEVKDGIITVKGKNGQLTQEFSDVTVKVEGDQVQVERSSDHKDHRAKHGLYRSLINNMIVGVNEGFTKSLELVGVGYRASNQGQKLDLALGYSHNIVLEIAPEVVLETISEKGKNPIVKLTSIDKQLLGQVAAKIRGFRKPEPYKGKGVKFVGEVLRRKAGKSA